The Malus sylvestris chromosome 14, drMalSylv7.2, whole genome shotgun sequence genome segment CGATGCTACACCCTTCCTCGAAGATGTTCTCGTCAAAACAAAAATTGGGGTCCTCATTGAAATCGTTGTAGCTCGGAACGAACTGATCATTTGCGGACGAAAACTCCAGGTTGGTTTGTGGCTGATGAGCAGCTGCAGCTGCTTTGGTGCTGGTGCTGACACCGTTGTTGTTAGCTGAACTGTTCTTTCGCTGCCGCCCTGTGCCGTTGCTTGCCGAGTCTAGGTTTAAGCTCTTGATGTATTCCTGCAGAACGGAGCCTCTAGGGTACTTTGATCGACATTTTCGCTTGGAATATTGTCGCCTTTTCGTTGCGTTCCAGTGGTTTTTGATGGAGTTTTCGGTCCTTCCGGGCAGTCTCTTTGCAATTTCTGCCCACTTGTTTCCTATTTCTGCATGAGCTTGTATCAATATCTTGTCCTCCCCCTCACTCCATGTGTCCTTctgcaaaacaaataaaattgacattaataaaacaaaacaaaaccatttgcATCACTTTCTTGTATTAGATTTGTACCACGCGTTACTACACCACTAACTATTAGTAATGTCACAGTACGCAACTAGACGAATGTACGTGTGATTCATGTAGCATTACTCGCCAAGTGTATTGCAACCTAAAAACAATTTTCATGGAATTAGCATGTCTAGTTCTATAATGATCATTCATGTTTGGGATCGCTTATTTATAAAACACTTGTAAGCGCTTTTATTCAAAATCCAAATACTTCATGACGACGATGCGCTTTTCCCTCTTCTAAAAACAATGCTAAACAAGTATAAGTCAGTCGATTATTGAATACCTTGATGTCAGGCCTTAGGTGGTTATGCCATCTCTCCCTACATTGCTTCCCAATTCTCCCAGGCAACATCTGAGCAATGTGAGACCATTTCCTCACTCCAAATTGCTCAACCAGTTGAATTAAGAGCCTGTATTAACACAAATTTCACATTAATTAGAGATCTTAAGCTACCCAAAAATGCAATTAAAGTTTTAATCTTTCAGTTTTTACCTATCTTCCTCAATTGTCCATTGACCCTTGACCACATTTGACTTCTTTCGACCTTTCACCGTTGACCCTCTTGTTACTCCGGTAACTCTGCTTTTACCATTCATCCCAAATTTTCTGTAGTACGCATTTTGGTCTGCATTGTTTATGCAGGAGACCTCATCCGGCACCAAAAAGTTCACGGGTTTAATATCTTGAGAGCAATCCAACGGCAGGAAATTAGTTGCAGTCATATGAGATGAAGTTCCCACCACATGATCTAATGGATTTGATAATCTGTGATGAGTTGAGAATTTCAAGCAGGACCCACCTTGTAAATTGTCCAAAACTTGTCCATGGGTCCCATTGTTTTCTGCAACATTTAGAGGCTTACAGTCGTAAAAGTTCACATCTTGATGAGATGAATTTTGATCGTACGGGTAGGATGTGTCGTTGTACGGATCAAAACATGGGGTGTGGGTCCCAAACATAGGGTTTGAAGAGGAGACATTGACCTGAAATTGATGATCAAGATGGTGAAAATCTTGGAGGTAATTGTAGTTTCCCTTTGAAGACGAAGACGCTTCAAAGAGAAACTCATCTTTCGTTGTGTAAGGTTTGACATAATTCTCCGGTGCGAGCAACGGAACGTGAATTTGAGAGACGAGGTTTTCCCTGAGCTTGTTGAGCTCCATTAAAGATGCTCTAAGCAAAATATGGTAGAGTTTAGTAGTAGGAAAATGGGGTAGCTTCTGTTTTGGGAGCTGTCCCCATTGTACTCTTGCTTGCTTAAAAGGTGAAGGAGGAAATGCATTTATTATAAGGATAGATCGTGACCGTTGATCTTGCTTCATTCAACGGTCATGATTGATCGCGTGAGCTAAATTTACATACTTTtgccattagggttttctttgttGGTCTCAAAATTTGGCTCCTATAAatttctctttaatttgttGGATATTATCCCGACTGTAATTAAATCCATTAACTCAAGTTCTTAAGTATGTAATGGCGTTATGTAATGTTTATTTAGCAGAAAATGATGTTGGCACCCCAGTTTTCTCATCTTAGAGACCCATTTTAATTTTGGCCCCCTG includes the following:
- the LOC126599145 gene encoding transcription factor MYB98-like yields the protein MELNKLRENLVSQIHVPLLAPENYVKPYTTKDEFLFEASSSSKGNYNYLQDFHHLDHQFQVNVSSSNPMFGTHTPCFDPYNDTSYPYDQNSSHQDVNFYDCKPLNVAENNGTHGQVLDNLQGGSCLKFSTHHRLSNPLDHVVGTSSHMTATNFLPLDCSQDIKPVNFLVPDEVSCINNADQNAYYRKFGMNGKSRVTGVTRGSTVKGRKKSNVVKGQWTIEEDRLLIQLVEQFGVRKWSHIAQMLPGRIGKQCRERWHNHLRPDIKKDTWSEGEDKILIQAHAEIGNKWAEIAKRLPGRTENSIKNHWNATKRRQYSKRKCRSKYPRGSVLQEYIKSLNLDSASNGTGRQRKNSSANNNGVSTSTKAAAAAHQPQTNLEFSSANDQFVPSYNDFNEDPNFCFDENIFEEGCSIDSLLDDIPCAPDVGEKNSNFDGKNQIDYGNVDKGNFDEKGFDVEMQVDWESNEVKKEMDLVEMISQVN